A window from Propionispora vibrioides encodes these proteins:
- the treR gene encoding trehalose operon repressor has protein sequence MDSKYISIYHEILAKIEDGEIAAGSKLPSETEMIGEYGASRDTVRKALHLLEQNGYIQRIQGKGSFALDINKLSFPVSGLTSFKELAQKMTEKCRTLVKELEKIPADEFIREQLKLPEQAEVWKAVRVRQIGGKKIILDKDFLDARYVPKLTQAICEDSIYEHLETKLGLKIGFAQKEVTVQQATQEDRKYLDFENYNMIVVVKNYTYLEDMTLFQYTESRHRPDKFKFVGFARRN, from the coding sequence ATGGATAGTAAATATATCAGTATTTATCATGAAATACTGGCGAAAATTGAAGATGGCGAAATTGCTGCCGGCAGCAAACTGCCGTCGGAAACCGAAATGATTGGCGAATATGGCGCTTCGCGGGACACCGTCAGAAAAGCGCTCCATTTGCTGGAGCAGAACGGGTATATACAAAGAATCCAGGGGAAGGGTTCTTTTGCTCTGGATATCAATAAACTCAGCTTCCCCGTATCGGGTCTGACCAGTTTTAAAGAGCTGGCGCAAAAAATGACGGAAAAATGCCGCACGTTGGTAAAGGAACTGGAAAAGATCCCAGCTGACGAGTTTATCAGAGAACAACTGAAATTGCCGGAGCAGGCTGAGGTCTGGAAGGCGGTCCGGGTACGGCAGATCGGCGGGAAAAAGATCATTCTGGATAAGGATTTTCTTGATGCCCGGTATGTGCCTAAACTGACGCAGGCCATTTGTGAGGATTCCATTTATGAGCATCTGGAAACCAAGCTGGGACTCAAAATCGGCTTTGCCCAGAAAGAAGTCACTGTGCAGCAAGCTACCCAGGAAGACCGGAAATATCTGGATTTTGAGAATTATAACATGATCGTGGTAGTGAAAAACTATACCTATTTGGAAGATATGACGTTGTTCCAATACACCGAATCAAGGCACCGGCCGGATAAATTCAAATTTGTCGGTTTCGCCCGGCGAAATTAG
- the treC gene encoding alpha,alpha-phosphotrehalase, producing MKDFRKSVVYQIYPKSFKDSNGDGIGDLPGVTAKLDYLKQLGVEYIWLNPFYVSPQKDNGYDVADYCAIDETFGTMTDFEELVRAAKKLDIEIMLDMVFNHTSTEHHWFKQALAGNERYKNYYIFLEPKEGREPTNWQSKFGGPAWQYVKEHNAYYLHLFDITQADLNWKNETVRQEIFDIVRFWLAKGVKGFRLDVINLISKPDVYQDDNEGDGRRFYADGQQIHEYLKELNRETFGQSEDVITVGEMSSTSLDNCIRYSNPAEKELSMVFSFHHLKVDYKDGEKWALMDFDFKQLKQILNLWQVTMQEENGWNALFWCNHDQPRIVSRFGDDRLYRKESAKMLATTIHFMRGTPYIFQGEEIGMTNPYFDAIEMYRDVESINRYALLKQEGWQDQTIIRVLQAKSRDNSRTPMQWDDSVQAGFTSGTPWINVNQNYTEINVKNDLQAKGSVFHYYRQLIKLRKEYDIIAYGEYKPILEEHDQIFAYLREYKNEKLLVINNFYGRETVFTLPDDIEISRYKSSILITNYGDAGRDCKKVVLRPYESIVYHLVK from the coding sequence ATGAAAGATTTCAGAAAAAGTGTTGTATATCAGATTTATCCTAAATCCTTCAAGGATTCCAATGGCGACGGCATCGGTGATTTACCGGGCGTAACGGCAAAACTGGATTATTTGAAACAATTAGGTGTGGAATATATCTGGCTAAATCCCTTTTATGTATCGCCGCAAAAAGACAACGGCTATGATGTGGCCGATTATTGTGCTATTGATGAGACCTTTGGCACCATGACTGATTTTGAGGAATTAGTCCGGGCGGCGAAGAAACTGGATATTGAGATCATGCTGGATATGGTGTTTAATCACACCTCCACCGAACACCACTGGTTTAAGCAGGCCCTGGCCGGGAACGAACGGTATAAGAATTACTATATATTCCTGGAGCCGAAGGAAGGACGCGAGCCGACGAACTGGCAATCTAAATTTGGCGGTCCGGCCTGGCAGTATGTAAAAGAGCATAATGCCTATTATCTGCACCTGTTTGATATAACCCAGGCCGACTTGAACTGGAAGAATGAAACGGTTCGGCAAGAAATTTTTGATATTGTGCGGTTTTGGCTGGCAAAAGGTGTCAAGGGTTTCCGGCTCGATGTAATTAATTTGATTTCCAAACCCGATGTGTACCAGGATGACAACGAAGGTGACGGCAGACGGTTTTATGCCGACGGACAGCAGATACATGAATATTTGAAGGAGTTAAACCGGGAGACCTTTGGCCAGTCTGAAGATGTCATAACAGTGGGAGAAATGTCCTCCACCTCACTGGATAATTGTATCCGCTATTCCAATCCCGCAGAAAAAGAGTTATCCATGGTTTTTAGTTTCCACCATCTAAAGGTTGATTATAAAGACGGCGAAAAGTGGGCGCTCATGGATTTTGACTTTAAGCAATTAAAACAAATCCTAAACCTGTGGCAGGTTACCATGCAGGAGGAAAACGGCTGGAATGCCTTGTTCTGGTGCAATCATGATCAGCCCCGGATCGTATCCCGGTTTGGCGATGACCGGCTGTACCGTAAAGAGTCAGCCAAAATGCTGGCTACCACCATTCATTTCATGCGGGGTACGCCGTATATCTTTCAAGGTGAGGAAATTGGCATGACCAATCCTTATTTTGACGCTATTGAAATGTACCGGGATGTGGAGTCCATCAATCGTTACGCCCTGCTCAAGCAAGAGGGCTGGCAGGACCAAACAATCATTCGTGTGCTGCAGGCTAAATCGCGGGATAATTCGCGTACTCCCATGCAATGGGATGATAGCGTCCAGGCCGGCTTTACCAGCGGTACACCGTGGATTAACGTCAATCAAAACTATACCGAAATCAATGTGAAAAATGATTTGCAGGCAAAGGGTTCGGTCTTTCACTACTACCGGCAGTTGATCAAACTAAGAAAAGAATATGATATTATTGCCTATGGGGAATATAAGCCTATTCTGGAAGAGCATGACCAGATATTTGCCTATCTGCGGGAATATAAGAATGAAAAACTGCTGGTTATCAACAATTTCTATGGCCGGGAAACGGTGTTTACTTTGCCTGACGATATCGAGATCAGCCGGTACAAGAGCAGCATATTGATAACCAATTACGGCGATGCCGGCAGGGACTGTAAAAAGGTAGTCTTGCGGCCCTACGAGTCCATAGTCTATCATCTTGTGAAATAA
- the treP gene encoding PTS system trehalose-specific EIIBC component, giving the protein MSKNSDAKQLLELIGGKENIAAVTHCATRLRFVLQDPQQADVDKIGKLVSVKGTFTQAGQFQVIIGNDVLAFYNEFVKVAGVDGVSKEAAKSAAKHNMNVMQRLLANLAEIFSPLIPALVVGGLILGFRNVIGDIKLLEDGTKTIVEQSQFWAGVHSFLWLIGEAIFMFLPVGITWSISKKMGTTQILGIILGLTLVSPQLLNAYAVVGTPADKIPFWNFGFAKVQMIGYQAQVIPAILAGFLLAILEKNVRRVVPEYVSMIVVPFLALVPTVLVAHTVLGPIGWAIGKVISSVVYAGLTSSFGWLFAAIFGFTYAPLVITGLHHMTNAIDLQLMAQFGGTNLWPMIALSNIAQGSAVVGMIYLNRHNEEEKQVSIPAAVSCYLGVTEPAMFGINLKYIFPFLCAMTGSAFAAVISVGSGVMANSIGVGGLPGILSIKPQFMVIFFLAMVVAVVVPFLLTVALGKTRYSAKLQNTGGIPVK; this is encoded by the coding sequence GTGAGTAAAAATTCCGATGCAAAACAACTGCTGGAACTAATCGGCGGGAAAGAAAATATCGCGGCAGTGACTCATTGTGCGACACGACTACGCTTTGTCTTGCAGGATCCACAGCAGGCAGACGTAGATAAGATTGGCAAGCTGGTATCCGTAAAGGGAACCTTTACCCAGGCCGGACAGTTTCAAGTAATTATAGGAAATGATGTATTGGCCTTTTATAATGAATTTGTAAAAGTTGCCGGTGTCGATGGTGTTAGCAAAGAAGCGGCCAAAAGTGCAGCCAAACATAATATGAATGTGATGCAGCGGCTGCTGGCCAATTTGGCGGAAATCTTTTCGCCGCTTATCCCGGCCTTGGTAGTAGGCGGCTTGATCCTGGGATTTCGTAATGTCATCGGCGATATAAAGCTGTTAGAGGACGGAACCAAGACCATTGTGGAGCAATCCCAGTTTTGGGCCGGCGTTCATTCCTTCTTATGGCTGATCGGCGAAGCTATTTTTATGTTTTTGCCTGTCGGCATTACCTGGTCTATTTCGAAAAAGATGGGGACAACACAAATACTTGGCATTATATTAGGTCTTACTTTGGTATCTCCCCAGTTATTAAATGCCTATGCCGTTGTCGGTACTCCGGCTGATAAAATTCCCTTTTGGAACTTTGGTTTTGCCAAGGTACAAATGATCGGTTATCAGGCCCAGGTTATCCCGGCTATTTTAGCAGGCTTTTTATTAGCCATACTGGAAAAGAATGTCCGGCGGGTGGTTCCCGAATACGTATCGATGATCGTGGTTCCCTTTCTGGCACTCGTACCTACCGTTCTGGTGGCCCATACTGTGTTAGGACCGATTGGCTGGGCCATTGGCAAAGTCATCTCCAGCGTAGTATACGCCGGACTTACTTCTTCCTTTGGCTGGCTGTTTGCCGCGATTTTTGGTTTTACCTATGCGCCGCTGGTCATTACCGGCCTGCACCACATGACCAATGCCATTGATTTGCAGCTCATGGCCCAGTTTGGCGGAACCAATTTATGGCCCATGATTGCCCTGTCCAATATTGCTCAAGGCTCGGCTGTTGTGGGAATGATCTATCTGAACAGGCATAATGAAGAGGAAAAGCAGGTATCTATTCCGGCGGCTGTGTCGTGTTATCTGGGCGTAACCGAGCCTGCCATGTTCGGTATCAATTTAAAATATATCTTTCCGTTCCTCTGCGCCATGACCGGTTCGGCTTTTGCCGCCGTGATTTCTGTAGGCTCCGGTGTTATGGCCAACTCCATCGGGGTTGGCGGTTTGCCCGGCATATTATCAATTAAACCCCAGTTTATGGTCATCTTTTTCCTGGCCATGGTAGTTGCAGTGGTTGTACCGTTCCTTCTGACAGTAGCCCTGGGGAAAACCCGGTATTCGGCAAAACTGCAGAATACCGGTGGAATACCGGTAAAGTAG
- the asrC gene encoding sulfite reductase subunit C, producing MDIKTKELKKNAFRVTKERYKTAVRLRVPGGHLDAHYLTTIREIAETYGNGTVHITTRQGFEIPGIAMENMPVVNQAIQELIEGLDINQDSPLTGYPAAGTRNIAACIGSRVCPFAQYDTTAFAKRIEQAVFPNDYHVKIALTGCPNDCIKARMHDFGIIGMNEPQYDAYRCIGCQSCVKNCKKRSAGVLTFENYKVVRDKERCIGCGECVGKCPSGAWTRSVVKLFQLVIMGRTGKRDPRLARPFIRWVDEGSIMKILKNTYAYIDEYIDKEAPGGKEHVGYIVDRTGYQEFKKWALKDVVLNPEAQVAEHIQWS from the coding sequence ATGGATATTAAAACCAAAGAGCTAAAGAAAAATGCTTTCCGGGTTACGAAAGAACGCTATAAAACTGCCGTGCGCCTCAGAGTGCCGGGCGGTCATCTGGATGCTCATTATCTGACCACTATCCGGGAGATTGCCGAAACCTATGGCAATGGTACGGTGCATATCACGACAAGACAGGGGTTTGAGATTCCGGGCATTGCCATGGAGAACATGCCGGTAGTCAACCAGGCTATTCAAGAGCTGATTGAAGGGCTGGACATCAATCAGGATAGCCCTCTGACCGGGTACCCGGCGGCAGGCACCAGAAATATTGCCGCCTGTATCGGCAGCCGGGTATGTCCGTTCGCCCAATACGATACGACGGCGTTTGCCAAACGGATTGAACAGGCTGTTTTCCCTAACGATTATCATGTGAAGATCGCCCTGACCGGCTGCCCCAATGACTGTATTAAAGCCAGAATGCATGATTTCGGGATTATCGGCATGAATGAACCGCAATACGATGCCTACCGGTGTATTGGCTGCCAGTCGTGTGTGAAAAATTGCAAGAAACGGTCGGCCGGGGTGCTGACCTTTGAAAACTACAAAGTAGTCAGAGATAAGGAACGCTGTATTGGCTGCGGAGAATGCGTCGGTAAATGTCCTTCCGGTGCCTGGACCCGGAGTGTTGTTAAGTTATTTCAACTGGTTATCATGGGACGTACCGGCAAACGGGATCCCCGGCTTGCCAGACCTTTCATCCGCTGGGTTGATGAAGGCAGCATCATGAAGATCCTGAAAAATACCTATGCTTATATTGATGAATATATCGACAAAGAAGCTCCCGGCGGTAAAGAACATGTCGGGTATATTGTAGACCGCACCGGCTATCAGGAATTCAAAAAATGGGCATTGAAGGATGTTGTCTTAAATCCGGAGGCTCAGGTGGCCGAGCATATTCAGTGGTCGTAA
- the asrB gene encoding anaerobic sulfite reductase subunit AsrB, producing MMTNPYLPFKSRIIKIIPHTDIDFTFHMEYAGPVKPGQFFEVSLPKYGEAPISVSDIGENYIGMTIRRVGAVTNTIHELREGDTLFLRGPYGNGFAIEQYQGCEVIVAAGGTGLAPVKAIVDHFAAHRDETPSFTLLAGFKSPQDILFRDDFKKWEQTLQVTLTVDKAEDETYQGQTGLITQYIKEIKFLNKEAAQVIVVGPPIMIKFTVAEFLRQGIREENLWVSYERKMCCGVGKCGHCKIDDTYICLEGPVFNYTKAKTLID from the coding sequence ATGATGACCAATCCTTATTTGCCTTTCAAGTCGCGGATCATTAAGATCATCCCCCATACCGACATTGATTTTACCTTTCATATGGAATATGCCGGCCCGGTAAAGCCAGGCCAGTTTTTCGAAGTGTCTTTACCCAAATACGGGGAAGCTCCTATTTCCGTGAGTGATATTGGCGAGAATTATATCGGGATGACCATCCGCCGGGTGGGAGCGGTAACCAATACCATTCATGAATTGCGGGAGGGGGATACTCTGTTTTTGCGCGGCCCTTATGGCAATGGCTTTGCGATAGAGCAATATCAGGGGTGTGAGGTAATTGTTGCTGCCGGTGGAACGGGGCTGGCACCGGTAAAAGCCATTGTGGATCATTTTGCTGCCCACAGGGATGAAACGCCGTCGTTTACATTGCTTGCCGGCTTCAAGTCACCCCAGGATATTCTGTTTCGCGATGATTTCAAAAAATGGGAGCAGACGCTGCAGGTGACTTTGACGGTAGATAAGGCGGAGGATGAAACCTATCAGGGACAGACCGGATTGATTACGCAATATATAAAAGAGATCAAATTCTTAAATAAAGAAGCGGCGCAGGTCATTGTGGTGGGGCCGCCGATTATGATTAAGTTTACCGTAGCTGAGTTTTTGCGGCAGGGAATCAGGGAGGAAAATCTCTGGGTGTCCTATGAACGGAAGATGTGCTGCGGCGTGGGAAAATGTGGCCATTGCAAAATAGATGATACGTATATTTGCCTGGAAGGCCCGGTATTTAACTATACTAAGGCCAAAACTCTGATCGATTAA
- the asrA gene encoding anaerobic sulfite reductase subunit AsrA: MAYKVSLAAFDQYLQELKKEYLIFAPVMLAGKGTYTDTDSIRYQEISRLSEVCFERKASFSAKEVVLPITQTLFYFTEDHWNEPQISDKKILLFVRSCDIHAMKRLDAMYLQNGPADPYYRALREKIHFCLMECPEQGFDNCFCVSMGTNTAAGYDLFVRPAGDTVYVGVKNPALNGFAGAETLELEPDFVTENKKAVKLPAALDQQIFSSPVWQEYSSRCIGCGRCNFVCPTCSCFSMQDIFYKENRNAGERRRVWASCMVDGYTDMAGGHGFRKTQGDRMRFRVLHKVYDYQKRFGQPMCVGCGRCDDACPEYISFAHCLNKLSKLEEVPE, from the coding sequence GTGGCGTACAAAGTATCCTTGGCGGCGTTTGATCAATATCTGCAGGAGCTAAAAAAGGAGTATCTGATTTTTGCGCCGGTCATGTTGGCCGGAAAAGGGACATATACGGATACCGATTCCATACGATATCAGGAGATAAGCAGGCTATCCGAGGTTTGCTTTGAACGAAAGGCCAGCTTCTCAGCCAAAGAAGTGGTGCTGCCGATTACGCAGACGCTGTTCTACTTTACCGAAGACCATTGGAATGAACCTCAAATCAGCGATAAAAAGATACTGTTGTTTGTGCGAAGCTGTGACATTCACGCAATGAAACGTCTTGATGCTATGTATCTTCAAAATGGTCCGGCCGATCCTTACTACCGGGCACTGCGGGAAAAAATCCACTTTTGCCTGATGGAATGCCCGGAGCAAGGCTTTGACAACTGTTTTTGCGTGAGTATGGGAACGAATACTGCTGCCGGGTATGACCTGTTTGTGCGGCCCGCGGGTGATACCGTATATGTGGGCGTAAAAAATCCGGCGCTGAACGGTTTTGCCGGTGCCGAGACGCTGGAGTTGGAGCCGGATTTTGTCACGGAGAACAAGAAGGCAGTGAAGCTGCCGGCAGCACTGGATCAGCAGATATTTTCCTCGCCAGTGTGGCAGGAGTATTCGTCACGATGTATTGGCTGTGGTCGCTGCAATTTTGTTTGCCCTACTTGCAGCTGCTTTTCCATGCAGGATATTTTTTACAAAGAGAACCGCAATGCCGGCGAACGGCGCCGGGTGTGGGCTTCCTGTATGGTTGACGGCTATACCGACATGGCCGGCGGACATGGCTTCCGGAAAACTCAGGGCGACCGCATGCGGTTTAGAGTCCTGCATAAGGTATATGACTATCAAAAGCGGTTTGGCCAGCCTATGTGCGTGGGCTGTGGCCGTTGTGACGATGCCTGCCCCGAGTATATTTCCTTTGCCCATTGCTTGAATAAGCTGAGTAAGCTTGAGGAGGTGCCGGAATGA
- a CDS encoding formate/nitrite transporter family protein has translation MYYEEIAKISGAAEAKAALLKAAKGRYILSSALAGMYVGFGILLIFTIGGLLSQAQAASVKLIMGLSFGIALSLVIMAGSELFTGNNLVMAIGRLEKRVTVREVWSIYLFSFAGNLLGSIVLAGLFAYSGLLSGSTEAFIVKTAQAKMSLPWLQLFIRGILCNALVCLAIWCSFRMKEETGKLIMVFWCLFAFITSGFEHSVANMTLLTAALLAPGAAGVSVGGFIYNIVWVTLGNVIGGALVIGYSYWYIARKN, from the coding sequence ATGTACTATGAAGAAATTGCCAAAATTTCCGGAGCGGCTGAGGCGAAAGCGGCCTTATTAAAAGCGGCCAAAGGGCGCTATATCCTTTCGTCAGCCTTAGCCGGTATGTATGTGGGATTTGGAATTTTACTTATTTTTACGATTGGCGGTCTGCTCAGTCAGGCGCAAGCGGCATCGGTCAAACTGATTATGGGACTTTCTTTTGGCATTGCCTTGAGCCTGGTCATCATGGCCGGTTCAGAGCTTTTTACCGGGAACAACCTGGTCATGGCAATCGGCCGTCTGGAAAAAAGAGTAACCGTCCGCGAGGTTTGGAGTATTTATCTATTCAGTTTTGCCGGCAATTTGCTGGGATCGATTGTTTTGGCCGGGCTGTTTGCTTATTCCGGACTGCTCAGCGGCAGTACCGAAGCTTTTATTGTCAAGACCGCCCAGGCAAAAATGTCGCTGCCTTGGCTGCAACTGTTTATCCGGGGTATTTTGTGCAATGCGCTGGTCTGCCTGGCGATTTGGTGCTCCTTTCGTATGAAGGAGGAGACGGGCAAACTTATTATGGTATTCTGGTGTCTGTTTGCCTTTATTACCAGCGGTTTTGAACATAGCGTGGCCAATATGACCTTGCTGACTGCGGCTCTGTTAGCTCCAGGAGCCGCCGGTGTGTCGGTCGGCGGATTTATCTACAATATAGTCTGGGTTACGCTGGGCAATGTGATTGGCGGAGCGTTGGTTATCGGCTATTCCTACTGGTATATTGCCAGAAAAAATTAA
- a CDS encoding YhcH/YjgK/YiaL family protein, translated as MLVGYISNIKQEMPLYPAALQTGLNFLGKADLANLALGRHEIEQDRIYASIAEYETEPKNKRRPEAHKKYIDIQYVCSGAEMIGVAPLEQAREVDEDCLAERDVIFYRQIPDETDLTLLPGMFAIFFPWDVHRPNCSLGDKTGRVRKVVVKIAVDAI; from the coding sequence ATGCTTGTTGGCTATATATCCAATATCAAACAAGAAATGCCGCTGTACCCGGCGGCACTGCAAACCGGGTTGAACTTTCTCGGGAAAGCCGATCTGGCAAACCTGGCTTTGGGACGTCATGAAATTGAACAAGACCGGATTTATGCGTCCATTGCCGAATATGAAACCGAACCGAAAAATAAGCGCCGGCCGGAGGCGCACAAAAAATATATAGATATACAATATGTCTGCTCCGGCGCAGAAATGATCGGCGTAGCTCCTTTGGAACAGGCCCGGGAAGTGGATGAGGATTGCCTGGCAGAACGGGATGTCATCTTTTACCGCCAGATTCCGGACGAGACAGACCTGACTCTTTTGCCGGGGATGTTTGCCATTTTCTTTCCCTGGGATGTGCACCGTCCTAACTGTAGTCTTGGCGACAAGACCGGCCGGGTACGTAAAGTGGTTGTGAAAATAGCGGTGGATGCCATCTGA
- a CDS encoding FprA family A-type flavoprotein, with amino-acid sequence MHCVQQVTPQIVWVGGNDRRLERFENMFPLPNGVVYNSYVIMDEKTALLDTVDSAISALYLENIEHVLQGRNLDYLVINHMEPDHCANIGELTRRYPDVKIVGNKKTFQFMEQFYTFDKRENYLEVKEGDTINLGKHTLRFIFAPMVHWPEVMFTYEESEGILFSADAFGSFGALSGNIFSDQADFDSAYLAESRRYYANIVGKYGAQVQAVLKKAAALDLRMICPLHGPIWRKDLPYILDKYEHWSKYEPEKKGVVLVYASMYGNTENVMNVIANKLAQKGVCDMRMYDVSKTHPSYIIADVWKYSHLVIGSPTYNMGLYYVMESLLHEMAGLQLQNRKVAVVSNHTWASMAGKVMLKIIEEMKNMELIGSPFEIKSSLKESQEAELDKLVEDIYASVKE; translated from the coding sequence ATGCATTGTGTACAACAGGTTACACCCCAGATTGTATGGGTGGGCGGTAACGACAGAAGACTGGAACGGTTTGAAAACATGTTTCCGTTGCCTAACGGGGTGGTTTATAATTCCTATGTGATCATGGATGAGAAAACGGCACTGCTGGATACGGTGGACTCGGCCATCAGCGCCTTGTATTTGGAAAATATCGAGCATGTGCTGCAAGGACGCAATTTGGATTATCTGGTTATAAATCATATGGAGCCGGATCACTGCGCCAATATCGGCGAGCTTACCCGTCGTTATCCTGATGTGAAAATCGTAGGCAATAAAAAGACCTTTCAATTTATGGAGCAGTTTTATACCTTTGACAAAAGGGAAAACTACCTGGAGGTTAAGGAAGGCGATACGATCAATTTAGGCAAGCATACGCTGCGGTTTATTTTTGCGCCGATGGTGCATTGGCCGGAGGTTATGTTTACCTATGAGGAAAGTGAAGGAATTCTGTTTTCTGCCGACGCTTTTGGTTCGTTCGGTGCGCTGTCCGGCAATATTTTCAGCGACCAGGCTGATTTTGACTCGGCCTATTTGGCCGAAAGCCGCCGCTATTATGCCAATATTGTCGGCAAGTACGGCGCCCAGGTACAGGCGGTGCTGAAAAAAGCGGCCGCTTTGGATCTTCGCATGATTTGCCCGCTCCATGGCCCGATCTGGCGTAAGGATTTGCCATATATATTGGATAAATATGAGCATTGGAGTAAATATGAGCCTGAGAAGAAGGGCGTGGTGCTTGTCTATGCCTCGATGTACGGCAACACGGAAAACGTGATGAATGTTATCGCCAACAAGCTGGCGCAAAAAGGCGTCTGTGATATGCGCATGTATGATGTGTCGAAGACCCACCCGTCCTATATTATTGCTGATGTCTGGAAATACAGCCATCTGGTAATCGGTTCGCCAACCTACAATATGGGGCTGTACTATGTGATGGAATCGCTGCTGCATGAAATGGCCGGGTTGCAATTGCAAAACCGGAAAGTGGCCGTGGTCAGCAACCATACCTGGGCTAGTATGGCCGGCAAAGTGATGCTTAAAATCATTGAGGAAATGAAGAACATGGAGCTGATCGGTTCTCCCTTTGAAATCAAGTCCTCATTGAAGGAATCGCAAGAAGCGGAACTGGACAAGCTGGTAGAAGACATCTACGCATCCGTGAAGGAGTAG
- a CDS encoding glucosaminidase domain-containing protein yields MLKKLVFMLLAMLLTVPMAEAAGGTFNYDLPSLSIRLRTVPLALSIMGPAMATQEQCLQYLLRRNPLPLLTVSPRQLVAYYYEEATREGIRPDVAFAQALHETGNFRYGGDVVPLQNNYCGLGTTGGGVKGAWFETAQIGVRAQIQHLVAYTATRRPVTDIVDPRYELVRRSANFAQAVSWTDLNGRWAVPGTTYGQKIMTIHQRILGGE; encoded by the coding sequence ATGCTAAAGAAACTGGTTTTTATGCTGCTGGCTATGTTGCTGACAGTACCAATGGCCGAAGCAGCCGGCGGTACGTTTAACTATGATTTGCCGTCACTGTCAATCAGACTGCGGACGGTGCCGCTGGCCCTGTCCATTATGGGGCCGGCTATGGCGACGCAGGAACAGTGCTTGCAATATCTGCTGCGGCGCAATCCGCTGCCCCTGTTGACGGTGTCACCGCGGCAACTAGTAGCCTATTACTATGAAGAAGCGACACGCGAAGGAATCCGGCCGGATGTCGCCTTTGCCCAGGCCTTGCATGAAACTGGCAATTTCCGTTATGGCGGCGATGTGGTGCCGCTGCAGAATAACTATTGCGGGTTGGGTACGACCGGCGGCGGAGTCAAGGGAGCCTGGTTTGAAACAGCGCAGATTGGTGTGCGGGCGCAAATCCAACATTTGGTTGCCTATACGGCAACTCGCCGGCCGGTTACCGACATTGTGGATCCCCGTTATGAGCTGGTGCGCCGGTCGGCCAATTTTGCCCAGGCGGTAAGCTGGACCGACTTAAACGGTCGCTGGGCCGTACCCGGCACGACTTACGGGCAAAAAATCATGACCATTCATCAGCGCATTCTGGGAGGCGAGTGA
- a CDS encoding YitT family protein, with product MNRVISIILGCLITGIGTLLLAHAHLVIGGTAGLSLSLSYLMGIPFSPTFFVINIPFYTFAVLRMGWNFTLATFAAVTLLSCITGGLEHWLFNGFAVAPWIGATLGGGLAGLGLAILFENRSSLGGANILALYLEQKYNWNPGYTNCVFDSIVVLSGVYAAGLLRGLYSVLAVIVISSVIGYCKSRSAKRAQILSTATEL from the coding sequence GTGAATCGAGTGATTAGTATTATATTGGGTTGTTTGATTACCGGGATCGGAACGTTGTTGTTAGCCCATGCCCATCTGGTCATTGGCGGTACGGCGGGGCTTTCCCTGAGCTTGTCTTATTTGATGGGAATTCCTTTTTCCCCCACATTTTTTGTGATTAATATTCCTTTCTATACCTTCGCGGTACTAAGAATGGGCTGGAATTTTACGCTGGCGACTTTTGCGGCTGTTACGCTTCTGTCTTGTATCACCGGTGGACTGGAACATTGGCTGTTTAACGGTTTTGCCGTAGCTCCCTGGATCGGAGCTACGCTGGGCGGCGGTTTGGCTGGTTTAGGTTTGGCAATTCTGTTTGAAAATCGTTCTTCACTGGGCGGCGCCAATATCCTGGCCTTATATTTAGAGCAAAAATATAATTGGAATCCCGGCTATACCAATTGCGTTTTCGACAGTATTGTGGTGCTGTCCGGTGTTTATGCCGCCGGGCTGTTGCGGGGGCTGTATTCGGTACTGGCTGTTATTGTGATTTCGTCGGTTATCGGTTATTGCAAAAGCCGCAGTGCCAAACGGGCTCAGATATTAAGTACAGCGACCGAACTTTAA